The DNA region AAAAATCATTTTAGTTGAAATTTCATGAAAATTGTAACTTATAGTCTTATTTATAGTGAATAAAaattgtttttcattttttgttAATAAGAAAATATTTCTTTATTTAAAAGAAGAACAGTTTTTATTACTATAAAAATGGTTCATTAAAGTTATCTCCAATTCACCGAATAAAAACGagaaggaaaagaagaaaaagaagaaaaagaagattTGGATTTAAAAGAAACAATGGTAACTAAAGCCTTTTTTACTAACTAGCTATTTATAGTTAATTGTTGGGTGTGAAGCATTAACACTATCACCATACATTGCATGTCTTCTAACTTTTTTTATACAGAAATTCTAAAATCATTATGTTCCCACCTCACAATCCCTACTACTACCATATTCATTGTATATGTGCTTCCAACtcataaaatttaaaatattcaCTGTGCGTTAAGTTGTTGTAAAGCAACTGTAGTAGTACTAGATTAGACAAAAACTTTCAATTTATTCCTGACTTATCATTAGGTTAAAGCTTCATAAACCATGATATTTTGTTGATTTTTTCcataaataatttaaattttggATTTGTATTTTAtacatatttaatttaaattaatattttaaaaaaattgtaaatattTCTCTAATTTGGTATTATATATGGCTTAAGAACTATTTGGTTTGAATTTgtattttataaatatttaatttaaattagtatttaaaataaattgTAAATATTTCTCTAATTTTGTGTTATATATGCCTTGAAAATAATTTGGTTTGGATGTTTTAtacatatttaatttaaattaatatttaaaataaattggTAATATTTTTCTAATTTGGTGTTATATATGGCTTAAAAACAATTTAGTTTGGATTTGTATTTtagacatatttaatttaaactaatatttaaaataaattggAAATATTTCTCTAATTTGGTGTTATATCTGGCTTAAAAATAATTTGGTTTGAATTTGTATTTtagacatatttaatttaaattaatatttaaaataaaatataaatatttcTCTAAGTTGGTGTTATGTATGGCGTAAAAACAATTTGATTTGGACTTGTATTTTAAACATATTTAATTAgatttaatatttaatatttaaaattcAATTGAAAGTATTTCTCTAATTTAATTTTATTCATGGCTTAAAAACAATTTGGTTTGGATTTGTATTTTATACATATTTAATATAAAAATTCACAATATTTTATTTTAACTAgtatttatttataataaattGATCATATCATTGATCttattttattataataaatTAGTCATTTGTTTATTTATTTACATAATAAATTTGTTCTTTTAGTGTTTTAAAACGTGTACAATGTAATTGTGGATAAGGAGGgtataaaaaaaatttaatgaAGAAATTGTAACTACCTTTTTATTTCAATTAAGCATGAAGGAAGGGTATGATCAAGAAAATTCTAATCACTAGTTAATTTTTAGGTTAAATTACACTTTTGATCTTATCCAACTTATAAAATCAATCCCCgcatttattttttaataaattttgGTTCCACTTGCTCATTTTTCACTAAAAAAATATTGATGTATCAATTTAATTAATACGTGGCATTAATTTTGTTGTCAGGTCGTTattaaataaaaaacaaataaaaaactTTAATAATTGATAAAATCTATTGTATTATTGTTCATTGTGTTCTCACTCATTGTTCCTCGTTATGTTTATCGTTCTTGCCATATTATCATTATTCGCTGTGTTCAACGttcttgagcattatcttattgtTCATCTTGTTCTTCATTTTCGTTATCTTCTCCAAGCTCTTCGTTGCCCTAATTTGTGACTGGTTCTGAGTCTGTTCAAATATCAAGTTCTTCTTCTCATTCTATGAGGAGAAGGATGCAATGTTATTGTGGGTTAGAATCACCACTTGCAACTGCGTGTACATATGAGAATCCAAGTCGGAGGTTCTATGGTTGTGAATTATTAAAGGTACGTCTAAATCCCTAATTTTTAGTATTATTCGTCTTCTCAATTGAAACATTTTTGGATAATTCCTAAACTCCaccttttttttattttctgtttcTCTCAGTTACAAGGAAGGAAAGGGTGTTATTTTTTTATTGGTATGACGAGAAGATACCAGAACATTCACAGGAAGTGATTAACTGGCTTTTGAAGAAGCTTGATGAGTTGAAAAAGAAATATGGTTTAACAAAAAAGTTTGATGATGACCTGGAGAAGAAGATCAAATTTTTGATTATGTTGTTAATTCTGTCTTGGTTTTTGATCATCATGTTGATCACAAAAGCCTTTGCATGAGTGTAGTTGTAAAAGGTTGAGGTTAATGTTGTGAGGTTAATGTTGTGAGGTTAATATAGTTAGGTTTAGTTGTCAATGGTTTCACCTTTGTTTGATCATCATATATTTTTTAATTCATTGTAACTTTTTAGTATATGTTTCAACACAATAATTTCCATATCAGAGCTTGTAACTTTTTTGTCACATGTTATAACAATCTTGTAGTTTTTCACAATGTTGTAATCAAACATAATATTTCATTAATAATAGTGATGTAAATTAAGGTTACACATAAAAGTTGTAATCCATTACCATATTACACAGTAGGTTCATTATACAAAAAAAGGATTCATCACACATAAAAGTTGTAATCCATTACAATGTTATTGATCCTTGTTTCAACATGTTTGGTTCTTGTGTCGATCCTTTCTTTTGTTCTTTTCCTTGTTACTTCCTTTGGGCAAGTTTTGGTCCGCTATTGTTTTTCCTTTGCAAGTTCTCGAATTGTGCCCAAAATTCTCACATCTCTTACACTTTGCAGTTGTCAAATTCCTTGGTAATACATTGGTTGACCTCGGTTCATCATTAGCTTTATTTCTCTTCTGCTTCAATCTACCCGAAGCTCATCTCATGACAGGTGGTTTAATTGGTTCCCCTTGAGTCATTGACCAAAGTCTTGGACCATTGGAGAGGAGAATAATATGGGAATATGTTTCCATGAAGCTTGTTTTTCTATTGATAGAAACAACACACAGAGAGCATATAAGTAACATAATATTACACATAGCAACAATGCAACACTAGTTCAAGTTTAGTGTATTCTAGTGCATATCAGACACATAGCAGCAATGAAACACTAGTTCAAGTTCAGTCCAGTGCAACACAATACTAGTTCAGTGCATGGACATAGGTTTAACACAATAATTTCCATATATTACCAGTATATATTACGAGTTCATTGCATATCAGTTCAAAGCATATCAGTTAGTGCATACCAGTTCAGTGCATATCAGTTTAGTGCATACCAGTTCAATGCATATCATTTTAGTGCATACCATTCCAGTTCATACCTATAATAAGCCGAAACATACAGATCAACTTCAGCCTTGTTGTGCAAAATATAAACTATGGCGTGGACACAAGGAATGCCACTAAAAGTCCATTTACGACAAGCAATGAAATGTCATTGTAAGTTCACTTCATAAGTGTCCATACCATTTGTGACACTAAAGATCTTGAATTCATCATCTCCATTCCAAGTTGGTGCTCAACCTCCAGCTGCCCACTTCAACCTCTATATAGTTTGTTCGATCTTCGGACAAATTGTGTTTCTGAAATAACTCACAGGATTATTTTGTTTGACTATCCTAAACTTTATGTAATGCTTCTTACCTTCAAGAAAAGTAATGATGGGTATGTCTCTGTACTCTAATATAGCCATGTTAAATGCCTCGTACATGTTGTTCACTTGAAAATCACAATGATTGTCTGTGTGGAATGCAGACCTAGCCCACATGGACAGTGGAATATCCATCATGTCTTTCTACGCATCTTCATTTACATCTTTTATTTTTTGCATATCTCTTTCCCATTCCTGAACAAATGTTGCCTTGGCTATCTACCAAAGTAATTTTTTCACTTGTACAGCCGGATACCTCTTTTTCCGATTTCCATAATAATATCTAACACATAGCCCGTGTTCTACGTTTGGTCCAAGGTTAGAAATAGTTGGTACCAAACCCTATAAAAACATAAAAGAGTTCATAACAATGGATATGTAAAATTAACAAGCATAAAATGTGTAAGAATTTTATACCTTCTGTTGGTCTAAAATGAAACCATATGACATTTCCAATAAATCATTCAGATCCTATAGTAATAGATCTAAAAACCATTGCCACGAGCCTCTTGTCTCCGTTTCAACCATACATATGCATTTGGATAAATTTGATTGTTTCCATCTTTCCCTATTGTTGCCATTAACTGACTGTGATACTCACCCTTCAAGAAACATGCATCTAAACCAATTAAAGGTCTGAATGTATATGCAAATGCATCTTTGCACGGGTCAAGACATTCATATATTCTCTCAAAAATAGTTCCAATATCAAACACACCACATTTAATCATCATTGTACTATTAGGATTAGATCTCCTAAGTTCCTCAGCATATTTCCTCAAGTTAGAGTACTACTCAATCTCAACACCTTGAATTAGTTAGAATGCTCTTATTTTTTCCATATATACTTGACTAAAAGAGAGCATCACACCTCACTTCTCAAGTGGCTTTGCTATCAATCTCTTTGGCCTCATTTCAGATGTATGTCTAAGGACCGTTATAAACCTCTTAGCTAGCTACTCAGTTTTAGCCTGCCTATTCTTGGTAGTCCTATGAAAAGTATGATCATCAGTCAAGCTCACCAATTGCCATAATTGATTGGCTACCCTTTTACTAAATTTCATTTGAAAAGGGCATTCATTACCACACCTGATAACTATTCTTTTGCTATCATTTTTCTTGAAGTGCGAGCTTTTTTTTCTCTCCATTGCATATGTCTTAACATCATCTCTAACAAATTGCTTTGTAGAAAATGTCATTCCAAGCTCAAGCCTCACTACATCACCATAATCAGACATTTTAAATTTGGGATATTTATGTCCATCACATTCATCTTCACTTCGTTGTGGAGTTTCCAGTTCATCCTAGTCAAGATCATGGCCTTCCTCAAAATTAGATACTTTTGTTGGTTCTTGTGTTTGAGAGACATTGTTTGCATCATTGCCTCCTTACATGAATGTATGGATAGGTACTTTGTGTGTCCAATCCCAATCATCTTCATCTATCTCATTGAATTCACTATCATCCAAATCATCATTATCATCCTGAACAAAGTTGTAATCTTCCTCACTTTACTCACTCTTAACTTCTTCTCTCTACTCAAGTTGGACTTCTTCCGTCTCCTCAACATTGTCTTCATCCTTATCCTCAATATGGACTTCATCATCTAATTCAACATTTATTGTTTCTTGTTGAGCTTCAACAAACTCCCTTACTTCATTTTCTGTTACAAAATTAGGTTCATATACAATATGTTCAACATAGATATCATTATAATCATAACCTTTCATATCTTCCCCAAATTTTAGAACATCTTTATCATTATTAATAGTTCTAATTCCACGCTCAAGTGAAAACTTCATATCATGGTACCACATACATTTGACTCTTGCATAACACAATGACTTAATCACTCGGAATATCTCCATATATGACATCAAATCGACTTCCCATTTCCAATTCAGTTCATCTACCTCTCCATCTACATATAGCTTGCAAGGATAATAAATTAAACTCCCTCCTTGATTAGTTCTAAGTTTTACAACATTTATCTTAGCTTGCCTACActaaaacaaaatgaacaaacaacaacaaccataTCAGAACCAATTTGAAAAGCATATAAGTACAACTAATTTTACACCTTGAACAACTATCGTATCAGTAAAATTTTCAGAACATACTACTACAACAACCTACAACTAGTTTCATACCTTGAACAACTATCATATCAGTATAGATAGAAAACAACTATAAGTTCAGTAAAATTAGTTTTGAATATACACACCTTGAACAAAATTTTGGATCTTCCTTTGTCCAAGATGAGGGTGCACCGTAAGAGACCGACATTCCATTGATGTTTGACATTAAAATTTGTTGTCGTCAACAACAACCATATCAGAATCATCAATAATAAAATGAATCAAAGCATACCTAGTGAAGTTAGGGTTCATTTTTGTCTTCTGGGTTTTGATTCAAATGCTCATATCATTGTCATTGTGCTTTCATCGTCGTATTCGCTGTGCTTGTTCGTCTTCTAGGTTATGGAACCAAATGCTTCAATTTAATTGTAACACGTGTCTTTATTAAACATTACATATATTAATAAAATAGTTTATGAATAAAGTATAATTAAAAATacattttattttattctatTAAGTAAAAATTacattaataaaaataaattcattTTATTAAGTGTCATGTCATCACATGTATGCCATGTATTAAAATAAATGACCCATCACTGTTTTTGATGATAAATGGGCATAAGGGAcaaaaaatgtttaaaaaataaatGTGGGGGACTGATTTCGTGAGTTGGACAAAACATGAGGGCCAACACTGTAATTTAGCCTAATATTTAAATATGTTAGACATAGATTATATGTCACATCATATAAATTTTATTTATCAAGTGACTCTTATTCTAAATGGACATGAGTGGACATTGTAGTCGAGAAAATTTCAATCACTATAAATATTTTAACTAGATTAGTTGTGACGGAAAGATCCTCTAAAGATAATTATGTTTCTAAAAgtatcattattattattataaggAGAGACTAAATTGTATGATCATAGAAATTTCAACTTATATGTAActtttatttcaaattagaatGAATGAACAATTGCAATCAAGAAATTTCCAATGACTTGATAGTTTATAGTCGGATTACGTGTGTCTGAAAGACTCTTTTTAAATAACTATGTCTCTATAGTCTTCTTTATTTTGATAAGGATAGACTAAAATATTTGATTGGGGAAATTTCAACTCTCAAATAATTTCTATCACATGATAGTTATTAATCATATTCAGTATGATTGAAAGATTATTTCTAATAAGCAGGTTATAATTAGGTTTCTAAAATCGTTGTTATTAAGAGATACTGAAATATCTGATCCATGAAATTATTACTCTAAAATGATTTTTATTCTAGTTAGAAGTGAACGAACGATGTGCTTCAGAGAATCCCAACAACTCGATAGTTTTTAATCAAATTAGGCATGACTTGAATGATATTTCTTGATAACGGGTTTTTAATATAATGTTTATCATGATAAGGCGATACTCAAATGTCCAATCAGAGAAATTTCAGCTATCAAATTACATTTATTCCAATTAGATGTGAATGGCTTATCATAAAAATTAGATGTGAATGAGACTGAACAAATCCCAAGTGACTTTTACTCCAACTAAGA from Lathyrus oleraceus cultivar Zhongwan6 chromosome 1, CAAS_Psat_ZW6_1.0, whole genome shotgun sequence includes:
- the LOC127086533 gene encoding uncharacterized protein LOC127086533; its protein translation is MILIWLLLTTTNFNVKHQWNVGLLRCTLILDKGRSKILFKCRQAKINVVKLRTNQGGSLIYYPCKLYVDGEVDELNWKWEVDLMSYMEIFRVIKSLCYARVKCMWYHDMKFSLERGIRTINNDKDVLKFGEDMKGYDYNDIYVEHIVYEPNFVTENEVREFVEAQQETINVELDDEVHIEDKDEDNVEETEEVQLE